In a single window of the Nodularia spumigena CCY9414 genome:
- a CDS encoding tetratricopeptide repeat protein, giving the protein MNNNANFDRVRWYLLPKITRQGLILLLSAVLLSDAVGATQRNQGLQIAQQPETTQQNASRAAAERVYQEGVQLYQQGTAESLRQAIGKWQEALKLWQQIDNKRWEANTLNNIGFVYDSLGEKQEALKYYNQALPIYRAVGDKGGEATTLNNIGAVYSSLGEKQEALKFYNQALPIYRAVEDKGGEATTLNNIGAVYSSLGEKQEALKYYNQALPIRRAVEDKGGEATTLNNIGFVYDSLGEKQEALKFYNQALPIYRAVGDKGGEATTLNNIGAVYSSLGEKQEALKFYNQALPIYRAVEDKGGEATTLNNIGSVYDSLGEKQEALKFYNQALPIYRAVEDKGGEATTLNNIGSVYDSLGEKQEALKYYNQALPIRRAVGDKGGEA; this is encoded by the coding sequence ATGAATAATAATGCCAACTTTGACCGAGTTCGCTGGTACTTGCTACCGAAAATCACCCGCCAAGGTTTAATTTTGTTGCTGAGTGCGGTTTTGCTGTCTGATGCTGTGGGGGCGACACAGAGAAACCAAGGGTTGCAGATAGCACAGCAGCCAGAAACCACTCAACAAAATGCCAGTCGCGCTGCTGCGGAACGGGTTTATCAAGAGGGAGTGCAGCTTTATCAACAAGGGACAGCAGAATCACTGCGACAGGCGATTGGGAAATGGCAAGAAGCGCTGAAGCTTTGGCAACAAATTGATAATAAACGCTGGGAAGCCAACACCCTCAATAATATTGGCTTTGTCTACGACTCATTAGGAGAAAAGCAAGAAGCGCTCAAATACTACAACCAAGCTTTACCCATATACCGTGCAGTGGGTGACAAGGGAGGGGAAGCCACCACCCTCAATAATATTGGCGCTGTCTACTCTTCATTAGGAGAAAAGCAAGAAGCGCTCAAATTCTACAACCAAGCTTTACCCATATACCGTGCAGTGGAAGACAAGGGAGGGGAAGCCACCACCCTCAATAATATTGGCGCTGTCTACTCTTCATTAGGAGAAAAGCAAGAAGCGCTCAAATACTACAACCAAGCTTTACCCATACGCCGTGCAGTGGAAGACAAGGGAGGGGAAGCCACCACCCTCAATAATATTGGCTTTGTCTACGACTCATTAGGAGAAAAGCAAGAAGCGCTCAAATTCTACAACCAAGCTTTACCCATATACCGTGCAGTGGGTGACAAGGGAGGGGAAGCCACCACCCTCAATAATATTGGCGCTGTCTACTCTTCATTAGGAGAAAAGCAAGAAGCGCTCAAATTCTACAACCAAGCTTTACCCATATACCGTGCAGTGGAAGACAAGGGAGGGGAAGCCACCACCCTCAATAATATTGGCAGTGTCTACGACTCATTAGGAGAAAAGCAAGAAGCGCTCAAATTCTACAACCAAGCTTTACCCATATACCGTGCAGTGGAAGACAAGGGAGGGGAAGCCACCACCCTCAATAATATTGGCAGTGTCTACGACTCATTAGGAGAAAAGCAAGAAGCGCTCAAATACTACAACCAAGCTTTACCCATACGCCGTGCAGTGGGTGACAAGGGAGGGGAAGC
- a CDS encoding VOC family protein, which produces MVFQYTEALVTIASVNFANLVDFYTQLLNKKPTSFIPNVYAEFQLPGVRLGIFQPQKNHTLEFANSANSQISLCLEVSNLEQAIAHLEKLGYPPPGEIATASHGRETYAYDPEGNRLILHQK; this is translated from the coding sequence ATGGTTTTCCAATATACCGAAGCACTCGTCACCATAGCATCTGTTAATTTTGCAAACTTAGTAGATTTCTATACCCAATTACTTAATAAAAAACCGACATCTTTCATCCCCAATGTTTATGCAGAATTTCAACTTCCTGGTGTAAGATTGGGGATTTTTCAACCTCAAAAAAACCATACATTAGAATTTGCTAACTCAGCAAATAGTCAGATAAGCTTGTGTTTAGAAGTGAGTAATTTAGAACAAGCGATCGCACACTTAGAAAAATTAGGCTATCCACCCCCCGGAGAAATCGCCACAGCTTCCCACGGAAGAGAAACATACGCTTATGACCCCGAAGGCAATCGTTTAATTTTACATCAAAAATAG
- a CDS encoding sodium/glutamate symporter, translating into MFKLIDVFWAYILIAILILVGRLIRQRLGILRSLYIPSSIVAGIIALLLGKSALGAIVKLINPESPLVQGIFTENVQAVWSQSPGIFINIVFATLFLGQYVPTLREFWRKAAPQVALGQSIAWGQYVVGLILAITILTPVFGLPPIAACLIEVAFEGGHGTSAGMAATFTELGFTAGPDLSLALATVGLVSGVVSGTILIHWGRRTGRIKVSSEPLYRVEDTENQHPEEEPSVTIARKNLFRNLLIDPLSLNFGFVGLAIAFGWLILEALRLLESITWGRGGVELISYVPLFPIALIGGMIVQYILMRTRRTYLISRPLMENIGGLALDITIVTALASISLSVLGDNLAPFLILSVAGIAWNVCAFVFLGPHLLPFYWFERGIGDMGQSMGVTSTGLLLLRMVDPDNRSGAFESFAYKQLLFEPIVGGGLFTAAAPLLIYNFGPIPILLLTSFILAFWLIFGFYNCKQIRKQSA; encoded by the coding sequence ATGTTCAAACTCATAGATGTCTTCTGGGCTTATATTCTCATCGCTATCTTAATCCTGGTGGGGCGATTAATCAGACAGCGCCTGGGAATATTGCGATCGCTCTACATACCCAGTTCAATTGTTGCTGGTATTATTGCCTTACTTCTGGGTAAAAGTGCTTTGGGTGCAATTGTCAAATTAATAAATCCCGAATCTCCCCTTGTTCAAGGCATATTTACCGAAAATGTCCAGGCGGTTTGGTCGCAGTCTCCTGGTATCTTTATTAACATTGTTTTTGCTACCCTGTTTCTGGGTCAATATGTGCCAACATTGCGTGAATTTTGGCGTAAAGCTGCCCCTCAAGTGGCATTAGGTCAGTCGATTGCCTGGGGTCAATACGTGGTAGGATTAATACTAGCAATCACCATATTAACACCAGTTTTTGGTTTACCCCCCATAGCGGCTTGTTTAATAGAAGTGGCCTTTGAAGGGGGACACGGCACATCAGCCGGGATGGCTGCAACTTTTACAGAATTGGGTTTTACCGCCGGGCCTGATTTATCTTTAGCTTTAGCCACAGTAGGGCTGGTTTCTGGGGTAGTTTCAGGGACAATTTTGATCCACTGGGGACGCAGAACCGGACGGATCAAAGTTAGCAGCGAACCGTTATATCGTGTAGAAGATACAGAGAATCAGCATCCAGAAGAAGAACCAAGTGTCACAATTGCCAGAAAAAATTTATTCCGTAACTTACTCATTGATCCATTATCACTCAACTTCGGTTTTGTCGGACTAGCGATCGCTTTCGGCTGGCTAATTTTAGAAGCCTTGCGCTTGCTTGAATCCATCACCTGGGGTAGAGGTGGAGTGGAACTAATTTCCTACGTGCCGTTATTTCCCATCGCCCTGATTGGGGGAATGATTGTGCAGTATATACTTATGCGTACCAGACGCACCTATTTAATTAGTCGTCCCCTGATGGAGAACATTGGCGGACTGGCGTTAGATATTACGATTGTCACAGCCCTAGCAAGTATTTCTCTTTCTGTACTGGGTGATAACCTTGCTCCCTTTCTGATTTTATCCGTTGCTGGGATTGCGTGGAACGTGTGTGCCTTTGTATTCTTAGGCCCCCATCTCCTACCTTTTTACTGGTTTGAGCGTGGTATTGGCGACATGGGACAATCGATGGGTGTAACTTCCACTGGATTATTGCTGTTGCGAATGGTAGATCCAGATAACCGTTCTGGTGCGTTTGAGAGTTTTGCTTATAAACAATTGCTGTTTGAACCTATTGTGGGTGGAGGCTTATTTACTGCTGCTGCACCACTGTTAATTTATAATTTTGGCCCCATACCAATTTTGCTATTAACATCATTTATCTTGGCATTTTGGCTGATATTTGGTTTCTATAACTGTAAGCAAATACGCAAGCAAAGTGCATAA
- a CDS encoding LysR family transcriptional regulator: MKQATLHQLKVFEAAARHSSFTRAAEELFLTQPTVSMQIKQLTKSVGLPLFEQVGKRLFLTEAGRELFATCRQIFETIAQFEMTVADLKGLKQGQLRLAVITTAKYFVPRLLGPFCQLYPGIEISLQVTNHEGILERMNNNMDDLYIMSQVPENLDVNYEPFLDNPLVVFAPVNHPLAKEKNIPIERLTNEPFIMREPGSGTRRAVQQLFDEYGVKVKVKLELGSNEAIKQAIAGGLGISVLSRHTLMPDSSEFSILDVEHFPIKRTWYMVHPPGKQLSIVARTYYEYLLEAAKKLVEESGFSAYSKLEDVSTGLGD, encoded by the coding sequence TTGAAGCAGGCGACGCTACACCAGTTGAAGGTGTTCGAGGCGGCGGCACGGCACAGTAGCTTTACTCGTGCGGCTGAGGAATTATTTCTGACTCAACCCACCGTCTCTATGCAAATTAAACAACTCACAAAATCGGTAGGGTTGCCATTATTTGAGCAGGTGGGAAAACGTCTATTCTTGACAGAAGCCGGACGGGAATTATTTGCTACTTGTCGGCAGATTTTTGAAACCATAGCCCAGTTTGAGATGACTGTGGCGGATTTAAAAGGTCTCAAACAAGGACAATTACGCTTGGCTGTGATTACAACGGCTAAGTATTTTGTCCCCCGTTTATTAGGGCCATTTTGTCAACTTTATCCAGGAATTGAAATTTCCTTACAAGTAACGAACCATGAAGGCATCTTGGAACGGATGAACAATAACATGGATGACTTGTACATTATGAGTCAAGTCCCAGAAAATCTAGATGTCAACTATGAGCCATTTTTAGATAACCCCTTAGTAGTATTTGCACCGGTTAATCATCCGTTAGCAAAAGAGAAAAATATTCCCATAGAACGGTTGACAAATGAACCTTTTATTATGCGGGAACCGGGTTCAGGAACTCGCCGGGCTGTGCAGCAACTCTTTGATGAATATGGCGTGAAGGTAAAAGTTAAGCTGGAATTGGGCAGTAACGAAGCGATTAAACAAGCGATCGCCGGGGGTTTAGGAATTTCTGTTTTATCTCGCCATACCTTAATGCCAGACTCTTCTGAGTTCAGCATTTTGGATGTAGAACACTTTCCCATTAAGCGCACTTGGTATATGGTGCATCCACCTGGGAAACAGTTATCTATCGTCGCTCGTACCTATTATGAGTATCTACTGGAAGCTGCGAAAAAGTTGGTCGAGGAAAGTGGATTTTCTGCTTACAGTAAACTTGAGGATGTTTCAACTGGCCTTGGCGACTAG
- a CDS encoding RloB family protein, translated as MPKNTRKAQNRGYSERKVATRKLRERFLIICEGEKTEPNYFKSFRVPKDVIDVRGFGYNPSKLVETAKELNDKGDYNQVWCVFDRDDCPKQDFKNAIANAKKAGFQVAYSNEAFELWYLLHFEFLNTALPRQDYTPKLNKFLKNKYQKNSDLIYEELEHLQATAIKNARNLLKQYDPHNPESDNPSTTVHLLVEALNEFIP; from the coding sequence ATGCCTAAAAACACAAGAAAAGCGCAAAATCGTGGTTATTCTGAGAGAAAAGTTGCAACTAGGAAATTAAGAGAAAGATTTTTAATTATTTGTGAAGGTGAAAAAACTGAACCAAATTATTTTAAATCTTTTCGTGTCCCCAAAGATGTAATAGATGTCAGAGGATTCGGATATAATCCCAGTAAGCTAGTAGAAACAGCAAAAGAGTTGAATGATAAAGGAGATTATAACCAAGTTTGGTGCGTATTTGATCGAGATGATTGCCCGAAGCAAGATTTTAAAAATGCAATCGCAAATGCTAAGAAAGCAGGATTTCAAGTTGCTTACTCGAATGAAGCATTTGAATTATGGTATTTATTGCATTTTGAATTTCTCAACACTGCACTTCCTCGCCAAGATTACACTCCTAAGTTAAATAAATTCCTAAAAAATAAATATCAAAAAAATAGCGATTTAATTTATGAAGAGTTAGAACATTTACAAGCTACTGCTATCAAAAACGCTAGAAATCTTCTCAAGCAATATGATCCGCATAATCCAGAAAGTGATAATCCTTCCACAACTGTACATCTTTTAGTCGAAGCATTAAACGAATTTATTCCATAA
- a CDS encoding CYTH domain-containing protein: MAQEIERKYLLKEDSWRKIAQGSVYCQGYIATKDKVTVRVRIVGKQGYLTIKGPSVECSRLEFEYPIPVEDAQEMLNTLCQKPFIEKIRYKVEWGGLIWEIDEFDGLNKGLILAEVELSDPNQQISLPPWVGEEVTQDPRYFNSYLVTNPFSQW; encoded by the coding sequence ATGGCGCAAGAAATCGAGCGTAAATATTTACTCAAAGAAGATAGTTGGCGCAAAATAGCTCAAGGAAGTGTATATTGTCAAGGATACATCGCCACAAAAGATAAAGTTACTGTCCGGGTGCGGATAGTAGGAAAACAAGGTTACTTAACCATTAAAGGACCGAGCGTTGAATGTTCCAGATTAGAGTTTGAGTATCCCATTCCTGTAGAAGATGCTCAAGAAATGCTAAATACATTGTGTCAAAAACCTTTTATCGAAAAAATTCGCTACAAAGTAGAATGGGGTGGTTTAATTTGGGAAATAGACGAATTTGATGGTTTGAATAAAGGATTAATTTTAGCAGAAGTCGAACTCAGTGATCCAAATCAACAGATTTCATTACCGCCTTGGGTTGGGGAAGAAGTAACCCAAGACCCCAGATATTTCAATAGCTATTTAGTCACAAATCCCTTTTCACAATGGTAA
- a CDS encoding AAA family ATPase, translating to MLIEFSIGNYRSFKDKVTFSMVAANIVAKDPKIDENNTFAVDDKLTLLKSAAIYGANASGKSNLAKAISFMKWFMINSSKETQSTEEIGVEPFRLSTETETEPSLFEIVFLLDGKKYRYGFEATQQRVISEWLFYVPNKRETRIFERNFEESTEIFNISKIFKGGGIDSKTRHNALFLSVAAQFNVEIAEKILDWLTRKLKIISGLDDISDYTVSYLAEGNDNRSDIIQLIKKLDLGIREITVKETEIRLNSLPLPEDTSEELKKMIVKSGIVKATLIKTVHQKFDSQGNHISLELFDLYEHESEGTQKIVSIAGILVDTFKNGDVLIFDEFDARLHPLITKAIVEIFNSQETNYNNAQLIFITHDTNLLSNKLFRRDQIWFTEKNKYGATDLYSLVEYPIRNDASFENDYIQGKYGAIPFIGNLSQILGNPDA from the coding sequence ATGCTCATAGAGTTTAGTATTGGTAATTACAGATCATTTAAAGATAAAGTCACCTTTAGCATGGTTGCAGCTAATATTGTAGCCAAAGACCCAAAAATTGATGAAAACAATACTTTTGCAGTAGACGATAAACTGACATTACTCAAAAGTGCTGCAATTTATGGTGCTAATGCTAGTGGTAAGAGTAATCTGGCAAAAGCTATCAGCTTTATGAAGTGGTTTATGATTAACTCCTCTAAAGAAACTCAAAGTACAGAAGAAATAGGAGTTGAACCATTTAGACTTAGTACAGAAACTGAAACAGAACCATCTTTATTTGAAATTGTTTTTTTATTAGATGGTAAAAAGTATAGATATGGTTTTGAAGCTACTCAACAAAGGGTTATTTCAGAGTGGCTATTTTATGTTCCCAATAAAAGAGAAACTCGTATATTTGAACGTAACTTTGAAGAATCTACTGAAATCTTCAATATATCTAAAATTTTTAAAGGTGGAGGAATTGATTCAAAAACTAGGCATAATGCACTTTTTCTATCAGTAGCTGCTCAATTTAATGTTGAAATAGCTGAAAAAATACTAGATTGGCTCACAAGAAAATTAAAAATAATTTCTGGCTTAGATGACATTTCTGATTATACAGTTAGCTATTTAGCAGAAGGTAATGATAATAGATCAGACATTATTCAATTAATAAAAAAATTAGATTTAGGCATCAGAGAAATAACAGTAAAAGAAACAGAAATCAGGCTTAATTCTTTGCCTTTGCCTGAAGATACATCGGAAGAATTAAAAAAAATGATTGTGAAGAGCGGAATTGTAAAAGCAACATTAATCAAAACTGTACATCAAAAATTTGATAGTCAAGGTAATCATATATCTCTGGAATTATTTGATTTATATGAGCATGAGTCCGAAGGAACTCAAAAAATAGTTTCTATCGCCGGGATTTTGGTAGATACTTTTAAAAATGGTGATGTTTTGATATTTGATGAATTTGACGCTAGACTTCATCCTCTAATTACTAAAGCAATCGTAGAAATATTTAACTCTCAAGAAACAAATTATAATAATGCACAATTGATATTTATAACTCATGATACTAACCTGCTAAGTAACAAACTATTTCGGAGAGATCAGATTTGGTTTACAGAGAAAAATAAATATGGTGCTACAGATTTATATTCCCTAGTCGAATATCCAATCAGGAATGATGCTTCATTTGAAAATGATTATATTCAAGGCAAATATGGCGCTATTCCCTTTATTGGTAACTTAAGTCAAATTTTGGGTAATCCTGATGCCTAA
- a CDS encoding BMC domain-containing protein, producing the protein METSNQHSLSTIQKSRRRDSLKNTALGLVSTSSFPAIVGTADMMLKSAGVHLVGYEKIGSGQCTAIVRGGIADVRLAVEAGVQTAEQFGQLVSSLVIPRPYPNLEIVLPITSRLSKLMEEGNQSSLSNLAIGLVETRGFPAMVGACDAMLKSADVHLAAYEKIGAGLCTAIIRGTVANVAVAVEAGMFEAERIGELNAVMVIPRPLDEMENTLPLASCWIEHREPLNMPVNVEEQMAEIEVLQLPDLSQIPSKFTEEVAEEIWNDE; encoded by the coding sequence ATGGAAACATCTAATCAACACTCTCTTAGCACAATTCAGAAATCCCGCCGTCGAGATAGTCTGAAAAATACTGCTTTAGGTTTAGTCTCTACCAGCAGCTTTCCCGCCATAGTGGGGACAGCAGATATGATGCTGAAATCGGCTGGTGTTCACCTAGTGGGGTATGAAAAAATTGGTAGTGGGCAGTGTACAGCTATTGTTAGAGGTGGAATTGCTGATGTCCGTCTGGCTGTGGAAGCTGGGGTTCAAACTGCTGAACAGTTTGGTCAATTGGTTTCTAGTTTGGTAATTCCTCGTCCTTATCCTAACCTAGAGATAGTGCTGCCCATCACTAGCCGTCTGAGCAAATTGATGGAGGAAGGTAATCAAAGCAGTTTAAGTAACTTAGCCATTGGTTTAGTCGAAACGCGGGGATTCCCGGCGATGGTAGGCGCTTGTGATGCCATGCTTAAATCGGCTGATGTTCATTTAGCAGCTTATGAAAAAATTGGTGCGGGTTTGTGTACAGCCATCATTCGTGGCACTGTGGCTAATGTCGCCGTAGCAGTGGAAGCGGGAATGTTTGAGGCAGAACGCATTGGCGAATTGAACGCAGTTATGGTGATTCCTAGACCACTGGATGAAATGGAAAACACCTTGCCTTTAGCAAGTTGCTGGATTGAACACCGCGAACCATTGAATATGCCTGTCAATGTTGAGGAGCAGATGGCCGAAATAGAAGTGCTACAGTTGCCTGATTTATCCCAAATACCTTCCAAATTTACCGAAGAAGTGGCAGAAGAAATATGGAATGATGAATGA
- a CDS encoding Uma2 family endonuclease: MVLLQELSELLQAEDPEERQTITGVSWESYEILLNDLGDSRQYRVTYLDGVIELVSPSRRHERNKTNIGSLLEAYFQEKRIRYFPLGSTTFRKPASRSGTEPDESYCIETEKEFPDLAIEIIVTSGGVDKLEIYKILGVKEVWFFRNNQFEVYILQGANYQQFVNSELLANLDLVILAEYAIAPDPLEAILAFREIVKSSLG, encoded by the coding sequence ATGGTTTTACTTCAAGAATTATCTGAACTTTTACAAGCAGAAGATCCCGAAGAACGACAAACAATTACTGGTGTCAGTTGGGAAAGTTATGAAATTTTACTCAATGATTTAGGTGATAGTCGGCAATATAGAGTTACATATTTAGATGGAGTGATAGAACTGGTGTCACCAAGTCGCCGCCATGAACGGAATAAAACAAACATTGGTTCTTTGCTAGAAGCTTATTTTCAAGAAAAACGTATTCGTTATTTTCCTCTAGGTTCTACCACTTTCCGCAAACCAGCAAGCAGAAGCGGTACAGAACCAGATGAATCATACTGCATAGAGACAGAAAAAGAATTTCCAGATTTAGCGATTGAAATAATAGTAACTAGCGGGGGGGTTGATAAATTAGAAATTTATAAAATTTTAGGTGTCAAGGAAGTTTGGTTTTTTAGAAATAATCAATTTGAAGTTTATATTTTGCAGGGTGCAAATTATCAACAATTTGTCAACAGTGAGTTATTAGCAAATCTGGATTTAGTAATATTAGCGGAATATGCGATCGCACCAGATCCTTTAGAGGCTATACTAGCATTTCGGGAAATAGTTAAATCAAGTTTGGGTTAA
- a CDS encoding ISLre2 family transposase, with the protein GMSEGITPLVWSTIAKYGTIASSFDAAHSTLIDWGINVSLKRIERLTYLFGKIGINLRQSKILHLEMDNLSDSNVLKDQRVVIAVDGGRTKIRFNKKGRPSSKTNRHGFVGEWMEPKLLTIYVVNEQGKKIRTSAIPITNDGTYSGYKEFLKILEMYLVNLGISQAKQVLLIADGAEWIWIHIPPLLKKLKCPSETYQLLDLYHAVSHLKDFADAAFSTDNESQLWFKKARKALKKGQTLDLMRNMGEFISGATGERCKILVRERNYILKAYRRRLLKYNEVASQKLPLGSGAVESLIRQVVNLRMKGNSKFWLQNNAEIMLHLRCQWIAKTWDNFCDSIFNSLIKSPTG; encoded by the coding sequence GGGATGTCTGAAGGTATTACCCCTTTGGTTTGGTCAACAATTGCCAAATATGGTACAATAGCAAGTTCTTTTGATGCAGCACATTCGACTCTGATAGATTGGGGAATAAATGTTAGTTTAAAACGAATCGAACGTCTGACTTACCTTTTTGGTAAAATTGGTATTAATCTTCGCCAATCGAAAATATTACATCTGGAGATGGATAACTTATCTGATAGTAATGTTCTCAAAGACCAACGAGTTGTCATCGCTGTAGATGGTGGAAGAACTAAAATTAGGTTTAATAAAAAAGGTAGACCCAGTAGCAAAACAAACCGTCATGGCTTTGTCGGTGAATGGATGGAGCCAAAGTTACTAACAATTTATGTCGTAAATGAACAAGGTAAAAAAATTAGAACATCAGCAATACCTATTACTAATGATGGCACATATTCCGGTTATAAAGAGTTTCTGAAAATTTTAGAAATGTACTTAGTAAATTTGGGGATAAGCCAAGCTAAACAGGTGTTATTGATTGCCGATGGTGCAGAGTGGATATGGATACACATTCCCCCGTTATTAAAAAAGCTAAAATGTCCATCCGAAACTTATCAATTATTAGATTTGTATCACGCTGTATCACATTTAAAAGATTTTGCTGATGCTGCTTTTAGTACAGATAATGAAAGTCAATTATGGTTTAAAAAAGCTCGAAAAGCTTTAAAGAAAGGGCAAACGCTAGATTTAATGAGAAACATGGGTGAATTTATCTCTGGCGCGACTGGAGAACGCTGTAAAATTTTAGTGCGAGAGCGAAATTATATTTTAAAAGCCTATAGAAGGAGGCTGTTAAAATATAACGAGGTGGCATCTCAAAAGCTTCCTCTTGGTAGTGGCGCAGTTGAAAGTTTAATTCGTCAAGTTGTTAATTTACGCATGAAAGGAAACAGTAAGTTTTGGTTACAAAATAATGCAGAAATTATGTTACATCTGCGTTGTCAATGGATAGCTAAAACTTGGGATAATTTTTGTGATTCTATTTTTAATTCTTTGATCAAATCCCCAACTGGGTAA
- a CDS encoding tetratricopeptide repeat protein: MNADEFFQQGFNKHLQGDYQEAIANYTQAIQLYPDYAEAYYNLGIILSAELQDYHGAIANFDQALEINPQFAEAYCNRANARYFLGDYEGAIADFDQAIEIKPNFTQSYHSRGNAYLALEKYDQAIANYQQAIENSPELATQINCDIAKALHNRGVARCNYGDYQGAIADFQQALQWHPYFAPAYSSRGNIYQILGEYQQAIAEHDRALQLDPNLAEVYHNRGNARYALGDNQGAIKDYNYALKIKPHFAEAYYNRGLVYSRLKDFPQAIADFNQALILNPDDVQAYSERGLIRETLGEYYQALEDYSQALQKNPTLALVYGLRANVRRLLGDYQGAIDDSNQSLKLHPHLAQGYCDRATTRRIQGDYQGAVQDYTMALQINCNLAEAYYGRAIAYEFLQDFAAAVADNTQAIQMFPDFSPAYCNRGNAHRFLRNEKQAMADYNQALAINPDLVEAYYNRACLRYTLKDYQSAVADYTEALQRNPQSATFYSDRANARYALQDYHGAIADYHQALAIDSSRAEDWYNRGRSLSMLGDLTAALADLNQALQCQPYWASAYMLRADIRRQLEDYQGAIADFQKSADIYNRDGNIEYYQQILEAIAQLEHL, translated from the coding sequence ATGAATGCTGACGAATTTTTCCAACAGGGATTTAATAAACATTTGCAAGGGGACTATCAAGAAGCCATAGCAAATTATACTCAGGCGATTCAGCTATATCCAGACTACGCGGAAGCTTACTACAACCTGGGTATCATTCTCAGCGCTGAACTTCAAGATTATCATGGGGCGATCGCCAATTTTGATCAAGCTCTAGAAATTAATCCCCAATTCGCTGAAGCATATTGCAACCGCGCAAATGCGCGTTACTTTTTAGGCGATTATGAGGGTGCGATCGCTGACTTTGATCAAGCTATAGAAATTAAGCCCAATTTTACCCAATCTTACCACAGTCGGGGTAATGCCTACTTGGCTTTAGAAAAATACGACCAAGCCATCGCAAATTATCAACAAGCAATTGAAAATAGTCCTGAGTTAGCTACCCAAATTAACTGCGATATTGCGAAAGCTTTACATAATCGGGGTGTGGCGCGTTGTAATTACGGCGACTATCAAGGAGCGATCGCTGATTTTCAACAAGCTTTACAATGGCATCCTTATTTTGCTCCAGCTTACAGCAGTCGGGGTAACATTTACCAGATTTTAGGAGAATATCAGCAAGCGATCGCAGAACATGATCGCGCTTTACAACTAGATCCCAATTTAGCGGAAGTTTACCATAATCGAGGTAATGCCCGCTATGCTCTAGGAGACAATCAGGGTGCTATCAAAGATTACAATTATGCTTTGAAAATTAAGCCCCACTTTGCGGAAGCTTACTACAATCGAGGTCTTGTTTATTCTCGTCTTAAAGATTTTCCCCAAGCAATTGCTGACTTTAACCAAGCGCTGATCCTCAACCCTGATGATGTCCAAGCATACTCTGAACGGGGTTTGATTCGAGAAACTTTAGGAGAGTATTACCAAGCTCTTGAGGATTATAGCCAAGCATTACAAAAAAATCCCACCTTAGCTTTAGTATACGGCTTGCGGGCTAATGTTCGTCGCCTGTTAGGAGATTATCAAGGCGCAATTGATGATAGTAATCAATCTCTCAAACTTCATCCTCATCTAGCTCAAGGATACTGCGATCGCGCTACAACTCGCCGTATTCAGGGAGATTATCAAGGGGCAGTTCAAGATTATACTATGGCATTGCAGATTAATTGTAACTTAGCTGAGGCTTATTATGGCCGAGCTATTGCCTACGAATTTTTGCAAGATTTCGCCGCAGCAGTCGCTGATAATACTCAAGCAATACAGATGTTTCCTGACTTTTCTCCAGCCTACTGTAATCGGGGTAATGCTCATCGTTTTTTGAGAAATGAAAAGCAGGCAATGGCAGATTATAATCAAGCATTAGCTATAAATCCCGACCTTGTAGAAGCTTATTACAATCGGGCTTGTTTGCGCTATACACTCAAAGATTATCAAAGTGCAGTTGCAGACTATACCGAAGCATTACAAAGAAATCCTCAGTCTGCTACATTTTATAGCGATCGCGCCAATGCTCGCTATGCTCTGCAAGACTATCACGGAGCAATAGCCGATTATCATCAAGCTTTGGCTATTGATTCTAGTAGGGCTGAAGACTGGTACAATAGAGGTCGTAGCCTTTCTATGCTGGGAGACTTAACTGCCGCATTGGCTGATTTGAACCAAGCTTTACAATGTCAGCCTTATTGGGCTTCAGCCTATATGCTGCGCGCTGATATCCGCCGTCAGTTAGAAGACTATCAAGGTGCTATAGCCGATTTCCAAAAATCTGCTGATATCTATAATCGAGACGGAAATATAGAGTATTATCAACAAATTCTTGAGGCGATCGCACAGCTTGAGCATTTATAA